The window TGATCAACGTGGCGACGGTGGTGGCCGGGAGCGGCGCCGGCCTGCTGGTGGGCAGCCGTCTCCCTGAGCGCATCCGCCAGACGGTGCTGAGCGGCCTGGGCCTGATGACCCTGGTCATCGGGATGAGCATGGCCCTCCAGACCCGGAACCCGCTGCTGATGCTGGCCTCGCTGCTGCTGGGCGGGGTCATCGGGGAGCTGCTGGGCTTAGAGGAACGGCTGCAGGCCCTGGGACGTTCCCTCGAGACCCGCGTCTCCGGCCACAGCGGGGAAGGCAGCGCCTTCGTCAAAGGCTTCGTCACCGCCAGCCTGGTCTTCTGCGTCGGTCCTATGACCATCCTGGGCTCCATCCAGGACGGCCTCACCGGCAACTACACGCTGCTGGCCATCAAAGCCACCCTGGACGGCTTTGCCTCCCTGGCCTTCAGCGCCTCCCTCGGGATCGGCGTGATGTTCGCCGCCCTGACGGTGCTGATCTACCAGGGCGCCCTCACCCTGGGAGCCGGG is drawn from Thermoflexus hugenholtzii and contains these coding sequences:
- a CDS encoding DUF554 domain-containing protein, with the protein product MVGTLINVATVVAGSGAGLLVGSRLPERIRQTVLSGLGLMTLVIGMSMALQTRNPLLMLASLLLGGVIGELLGLEERLQALGRSLETRVSGHSGEGSAFVKGFVTASLVFCVGPMTILGSIQDGLTGNYTLLAIKATLDGFASLAFSASLGIGVMFAALTVLIYQGALTLGAGLVKAVLTEAMITEMTAVGGTMILGIGLLLLDLKRVRVASFLPGLFIAPVLVALAPTLNALLVRLGIPLTP